A region of Deferribacterota bacterium DNA encodes the following proteins:
- a CDS encoding aminodeoxychorismate/anthranilate synthase component II yields MYLIVDNYDSFTYNLYTLFFNIGVDCKVVKNDAPLIEEPSLKGIIISPGPSHPSKSLNSIKYIDKYKGRLPILGVCLGMQTICFNQGYTIRRSKLIRHGKVDKVRKIKDSLILKGIDNEFEVVRYHSLVVEADDDYVTSRSICDNEAMSFEDRDLLLFGVQFHPESFLSKNGKIIAKNFIDICEGY; encoded by the coding sequence ATGTATTTAATAGTAGATAATTATGACTCCTTTACCTATAATCTTTATACTTTGTTTTTTAATATTGGTGTAGATTGCAAAGTTGTAAAAAATGATGCACCCTTGATTGAGGAACCTAGTTTAAAGGGGATAATTATCTCCCCTGGTCCTTCACACCCATCAAAATCCTTAAATAGTATAAAATATATAGATAAATATAAAGGGAGGCTGCCTATATTGGGCGTATGTTTAGGCATGCAGACAATCTGTTTTAATCAGGGATATACAATTAGAAGATCAAAATTGATACGTCATGGCAAGGTTGACAAGGTGAGAAAGATAAAAGATTCATTAATACTAAAAGGCATTGATAATGAGTTTGAGGTTGTTCGCTATCACTCCCTTGTTGTAGAGGCAGATGATGATTATGTTACATCCCGCTCAATTTGTGATAATGAGGCAATGAGTTTTGAAGATAGGGATTTACTTCTATTTGGTGTTCAATTTCATCCTGAATCCTTTTTATCTAAAAATGGTAAAATTATCGCAAAAAATTTTATAGATATATGCGAGGGCTATTAA